The sequence below is a genomic window from Anaerolineales bacterium.
CGATGAGCGCGCCGCGCAGGTAGACCTGCTCGGGGAAGCCGACCAAGTCCCACCCTTCGTACAGGTTGTAGTCGGTGCGATGCTGAGCGACCGCCACGCCATACTTGACCCGCGCCTGCGGGTCCCAGACGACAACATCGGCATCGGAGCCGGGAAGCAGGGCGCCCTTGCGCGGGTACAGGCCGAAAGCCTTGGCGGGATTGGTCGCGGTCAGGGCAACGAACTGCTCCTGCGTGAGACGCCCGGAGCGGACTCCATGGGTCCACAGGACGGGCATCCGATCCCCGACGCCCGGCACGCCGTTGGGGATCTTGGTGAAATCGTCGCGGCCAAGTTCCTTGCCAGGAATGCGGACGGAGGCGCCCTCGTACTCGATTGGCTGGGTTCCATCAAAGAAGAACGGGCAGTGATCGGTTCCGATCGTTTGCAGGTCCCCCGCCGTCAGCCCCTCCCACAGCGCCTGATTGTCAGCCGGAGTACGCATCGGAGGCGAGCACACCCACTTGGCGCC
It includes:
- a CDS encoding amidohydrolase family protein; translated protein: GAKWVCSPPMRTPADNQALWEGLTAGDLQTIGTDHCPFFFDGTQPIEYEGASVRIPGKELGRDDFTKIPNGVPGVGDRMPVLWTHGVRSGRLTQEQFVALTATNPAKAFGLYPRKGALLPGSDADVVVWDPQARVKYGVAVAQHRTDYNLYEGWDLVGFPEQVYLRGALIVDRGQWLGRAGGGQFLERPSGFTLV